In the genome of Candidatus Omnitrophota bacterium, the window TTTAGTCAACACTTTTCCTGTGGATCTCACTTCACCGTCTATAGCAAGAGCCGGCGTCATCATAACGCCGTAGTTCATGATGTCGCTCAGTTCGCTGATTTTGACGATTTCTATTTCAACACCGCTCTCCGCGGCGGCGTCCCTCGCGTTTTGTTCCAGTTGTCTGCATTTAGGGCATCCGGTGCCCAGAATTTCAATTTTCATTTTATTCCATCCTCATATTATTCCGTACAGCATGCCGCTTAAAGTGGCCATCACGACGACAAGCGTTATGTAAACGAGCGTTTTTTTTGCGCCGATTATGCTTTTTATGACGAGCATATTCGGGAGTGAGAGAGCCGGCCCCGCAAGAAGCAGCGCCAGCGCCGGGCCCTTACCCATGCCCGCGCCGAGGAGCCCCTGTAGTATCGGCACCTCCGTGAGAGTCGCGAAATACATGAGAGCCCCTGAAACCGCCGCGAAAAAATTTGCCCACAGGCTGTTTCCTCCGACCAAAGCGACGATCCATTTCGCGGGGATGAGAGCCTCGTGACCCGGGCGCCCCAGAAGAAAGCCCGCGACGAGAACGCCGGTCATAAGCAGGGGAAGTATCTGCTTGGCAAATCCCCATGTTGAATTCGTCCATGCCGAAAGCTCGTCTTTTTTGAACCAGCCGTAAAGGATAAATGCCAGGAGCAGGAACAGACCGCCGGTAATATGCCACTTTATTCCGTATATGAATTGCCCCGCGCCGACATTT includes:
- a CDS encoding thioredoxin family protein, yielding MKIEILGTGCPKCRQLEQNARDAAAESGVEIEIVKISELSDIMNYGVMMTPALAIDGEVRSTGKVLTKDDIKKLIMS